A window of the Rhodococcus sp. 4CII genome harbors these coding sequences:
- a CDS encoding polysaccharide deacetylase family protein encodes MDRRQFLTLLASATVAVTTGAGYAVSGYATAGEAVPDPTVPGPPPVTTPPSPSVLPPPPPTSRVRLPGGGALTALPGTGDLLALTVDDGVNSDVVRLYTQFAKDTGIRLTYFVNGQYPSWTDNTALLRPLVESGQIQLGNHTWSHPDLTTVSKSRIAEELTKNDAFLTNTYGVEAAPYFRPPYGNHNSTVDAVAASLGYTVPTLWFGSLSDSQLITEDYLMQMADKYFTPQAIVIGHLNYLPVTHVYPHLVQIIRDRKLRTVTLDDVFLRP; translated from the coding sequence GTGGATCGACGTCAGTTCTTGACCCTGCTCGCCTCGGCGACCGTGGCCGTCACCACCGGCGCGGGTTATGCCGTCAGTGGCTACGCGACGGCGGGCGAAGCAGTGCCCGATCCCACCGTGCCCGGGCCACCCCCGGTAACCACGCCGCCGAGTCCGTCGGTACTACCGCCACCGCCGCCGACGTCGAGGGTCCGGTTGCCTGGCGGCGGCGCGTTGACCGCATTGCCGGGCACCGGGGATCTCCTCGCGCTCACCGTCGACGACGGGGTGAACAGCGACGTCGTCCGCCTCTACACCCAATTCGCGAAGGACACCGGCATCCGACTCACCTACTTCGTGAACGGGCAGTACCCGTCCTGGACCGACAACACGGCGCTGTTGCGCCCCCTGGTGGAGTCCGGTCAGATCCAGCTCGGCAATCACACCTGGTCTCACCCGGATCTGACCACGGTGTCGAAATCCAGGATCGCGGAGGAATTGACCAAGAACGACGCATTCCTGACAAACACCTACGGTGTCGAGGCCGCACCGTATTTTCGTCCTCCGTACGGCAACCACAACAGCACCGTCGATGCGGTGGCCGCGAGCCTCGGGTACACCGTCCCCACCCTGTGGTTCGGGTCCTTGTCCGACTCCCAGCTGATCACCGAGGACTATCTGATGCAGATGGCCGACAAGTACTTCACCCCGCAGGCAATCGTCATCGGACACCTCAATTACCTGCCCGTCACCCACGTGTATCCGCATCTCGTCCAGATCATCCGCGACCGCAAACTCCGAACCGTCACCCTCGACGACGTCTTCCTCCGGCCATAA
- a CDS encoding ATP-binding protein has product MRSLPAWARPTLWGLSIRSALTAAAVVAVALAVGALALVFVLDRTLKSALDDAATARAQDITAQLRADPPDDLDSQLLNTDQRIALVQVVDSSGQVVRSSEDEPGSAVTDIRPPVGGQPARVVRVGGADGADLRITAQGARGVDGDYTVVVAATEESVEATLATVGGLLALGGPIIVVVAGGVTYRLVGRSLRSVEHIRTRVAAISSADLSGRVPVPVQRDGIAMLARTMNDMLGRLEAGHAAQRRFVADASHELRSPLTTVTAALELADARPELFDGDLLRHTLLPEARRMHLLVDDLLLLARADERGLPLRVADVDLDDVVDGEVRLVSDTADIVVTATLVPVRIRGDAAQLSRLTRNLLDNAVRYAATTVHAEVSWDGDRARITVSDDGPGIAERDRERVFDRFVRLEDARGRSTGGSGLGLAIVAEIVAAHNGSVRIDISESGGASVVVSLPANGASRA; this is encoded by the coding sequence ATGAGAAGTCTGCCGGCCTGGGCGCGTCCCACCCTGTGGGGACTGTCGATCCGCTCGGCACTCACTGCCGCCGCGGTGGTGGCGGTGGCGCTGGCAGTCGGGGCACTGGCGTTGGTGTTCGTCCTGGATCGCACCTTGAAGTCGGCGCTCGACGACGCCGCCACTGCCCGTGCCCAGGACATCACCGCCCAGTTGCGTGCCGATCCCCCCGACGACCTCGACAGTCAACTGCTCAACACCGACCAGCGCATTGCCCTGGTTCAGGTGGTCGACAGCAGCGGCCAGGTGGTGCGGTCCTCGGAGGACGAACCAGGCAGCGCGGTCACCGATATCCGACCGCCGGTCGGGGGACAACCGGCCCGGGTTGTCAGAGTGGGCGGTGCGGACGGTGCGGACCTGCGCATCACCGCGCAGGGGGCGCGCGGGGTCGACGGCGACTACACCGTCGTCGTGGCGGCCACCGAGGAGTCGGTGGAGGCGACTCTCGCGACCGTCGGCGGCCTCCTCGCCCTCGGTGGCCCGATCATCGTGGTCGTGGCCGGCGGGGTCACCTACCGGCTCGTGGGTCGGTCGTTGAGGTCGGTCGAGCACATCCGCACGCGGGTGGCCGCGATCTCGAGTGCGGATCTGAGCGGGCGCGTTCCGGTACCGGTGCAGCGGGACGGCATCGCCATGCTGGCGCGGACGATGAACGACATGCTCGGGCGGCTCGAAGCCGGGCATGCGGCGCAGCGGCGGTTCGTCGCGGACGCCTCGCACGAATTGCGGAGCCCGCTGACCACGGTGACCGCCGCATTGGAGCTCGCCGACGCCCGCCCCGAACTATTCGACGGAGACTTGTTGCGGCACACTCTGTTACCCGAGGCTCGCCGCATGCACCTGCTGGTCGACGACCTGTTGCTTCTGGCCCGCGCGGACGAGCGGGGGTTGCCGCTGCGCGTCGCCGACGTCGACCTCGATGACGTGGTGGACGGGGAGGTGCGGCTGGTGAGCGATACCGCCGACATCGTGGTCACCGCAACGCTGGTGCCCGTTCGGATCCGCGGTGATGCCGCCCAGCTTTCCCGTCTCACCCGCAATCTTCTCGACAATGCCGTCCGGTACGCCGCCACCACCGTGCACGCGGAGGTGTCCTGGGATGGTGATCGCGCCCGGATCACCGTCTCCGATGACGGACCGGGGATCGCCGAGCGCGATCGGGAACGGGTTTTCGACCGGTTCGTGCGCCTCGAAGACGCGCGGGGACGCTCGACCGGCGGCTCCGGGCTGGGCCTGGCCATCGTTGCAGAAATTGTTGCAGCACATAATGGATCGGTCCGAATTGACATCAGCGAGTCCGGTGGGGCCTCGGTGGTGGTCAGTCTTCCGGCGAACGGGGCGAGCCGGGCTTGA
- a CDS encoding CD225/dispanin family protein: MESSLSGPAPGEPEHSPSVTGSSSVAQPRPSNNAGWAVVSLLFFWPLAFSAFHHAFEVYPLWAGGDTDGALYASRRVRKLGQLSLWIFGALLLLAIVLYAIAAIVLISHGGDGGQFHHDRGD; this comes from the coding sequence ATGGAGTCGTCGCTATCCGGACCCGCACCGGGCGAGCCGGAACACTCCCCTTCCGTCACGGGCAGCAGTTCCGTCGCGCAGCCGCGACCGAGCAACAATGCCGGCTGGGCAGTGGTGTCACTGTTGTTCTTCTGGCCGCTGGCGTTTTCTGCGTTCCACCACGCGTTCGAGGTGTATCCATTGTGGGCGGGTGGCGATACCGATGGCGCTCTCTACGCCTCACGCCGGGTCCGCAAACTCGGTCAGTTGTCGCTGTGGATCTTCGGCGCCCTGCTGCTCCTGGCGATCGTCCTGTACGCGATCGCGGCGATTGTGCTGATCTCCCACGGAGGGGACGGCGGCCAGTTTCACCACGACCGGGGCGACTGA
- a CDS encoding phosphodiester glycosidase family protein, translating into MNEHIVAVRQNLGLVVDHGALVVSLAANDNRRWGSPKNQLQYTSRSGLGTTATGDLVYVAGTNMTLTVLARALAEAGALEAMELDIHGGMTFCSIWAPNSGGVLSPTKLLPTMEGPVDRYLAPDRRDFFYVTTSRSSTDPVRHGATVLAGESTALPGVRGTAWPVTGVRSG; encoded by the coding sequence ATGAATGAGCACATCGTCGCGGTCCGCCAGAACCTCGGTCTGGTCGTCGACCATGGTGCACTCGTCGTCAGCCTCGCCGCCAACGACAACCGGCGATGGGGCAGTCCCAAGAATCAGCTGCAATACACGTCCCGTTCCGGGCTGGGAACTACCGCCACAGGTGACCTCGTGTATGTCGCGGGCACGAACATGACCCTGACGGTTCTGGCGCGGGCGCTGGCGGAGGCGGGCGCGCTGGAAGCGATGGAACTCGATATCCACGGCGGAATGACGTTCTGCAGTATCTGGGCACCGAACTCCGGCGGGGTCCTGTCACCGACCAAGCTTCTCCCGACGATGGAGGGGCCCGTGGACCGGTATCTGGCCCCGGACCGGCGGGACTTCTTCTACGTCACGACGAGCCGGTCATCCACCGATCCGGTTCGACACGGTGCCACCGTGCTCGCGGGCGAGTCGACAGCCCTCCCCGGCGTCCGCGGCACTGCCTGGCCGGTGACCGGAGTGAGGAGCGGATGA
- a CDS encoding MspA family porin → MTNISPPRSGHKRMKQTLAVAAIAVLSVVLGGGTAAAGVDNSSSVVDARGNRIEVLQGDTQFQVVPPLDGVPTSVEFFHNGYAGVNITGPNAAEFKGTKLTIGYQIGYPIALSGATVVLHSPGLGFVIGASNGIDLGLVPTPSLDLHASNHADLAGDIIPSQELDIDLKPGGITTVPLLENQSFDGPAASVRLQGIHGSISGALGPVTVRPYATAVTAQGDTVTTYGVPQKLN, encoded by the coding sequence ATGACGAACATCAGCCCACCACGGAGCGGGCACAAGCGCATGAAGCAAACACTCGCGGTGGCCGCGATCGCCGTCCTTTCGGTTGTCCTGGGCGGTGGCACCGCCGCGGCCGGGGTGGACAACTCCAGTTCGGTCGTCGACGCGCGAGGCAATCGCATCGAGGTCTTGCAGGGCGACACTCAATTCCAGGTCGTTCCACCGCTGGATGGCGTGCCCACGTCGGTGGAGTTCTTCCACAACGGGTACGCCGGAGTCAATATCACCGGACCGAACGCTGCGGAGTTCAAGGGAACCAAACTCACCATCGGCTACCAGATCGGCTACCCGATCGCATTGTCAGGCGCCACCGTCGTGCTTCACTCGCCCGGCCTCGGGTTCGTGATCGGCGCAAGCAACGGAATCGACCTCGGCCTCGTCCCGACGCCCTCACTGGACTTGCACGCATCGAACCACGCCGACCTTGCGGGGGACATTATTCCGTCCCAGGAACTCGACATCGACCTCAAGCCCGGCGGCATCACCACCGTTCCGCTGCTGGAGAACCAGTCGTTCGACGGACCCGCCGCCAGCGTGCGACTGCAGGGCATCCACGGTTCGATCTCCGGTGCTCTCGGGCCGGTCACCGTCCGGCCGTACGCGACCGCGGTCACCGCGCAGGGCGACACCGTCACGACCTACGGTGTACCGCAGAAACTCAACTAG
- a CDS encoding ABC transporter ATP-binding protein yields the protein MGEHDPVLRCRGLTRIFGSGRTTRVAVDDVTVEVPRAARIAVTGPSGSGKSTLLHLFAALDTPSAGALSWPALDVDPRRDRTRIGVVFQAPSLIPELDVTENVALPLILAGCPDTDARARAVSTLARLGLESVAHRLPDELSGGQLHRVAMARALAGAPRLVLADEPTGQLDHHTGAQVLGTLFGIVGALGAALVLSTHDDAVARRFPVRWSMRNGRIDTRSTPGRAAT from the coding sequence ATGGGCGAACATGACCCGGTGCTGCGTTGCCGTGGCCTGACCCGAATCTTCGGATCCGGCCGCACCACCCGTGTGGCCGTCGACGACGTCACCGTCGAGGTTCCCCGCGCCGCCCGCATCGCGGTGACCGGCCCCTCCGGTTCGGGAAAGTCGACGCTGCTGCATCTGTTCGCCGCCCTCGACACCCCCAGTGCGGGTGCACTGTCCTGGCCTGCTCTCGATGTCGATCCCCGCCGGGACCGCACCCGGATCGGGGTCGTATTTCAGGCCCCGAGTCTGATCCCGGAACTCGACGTCACGGAGAACGTCGCGCTCCCGCTGATCCTGGCCGGATGCCCCGACACCGACGCGCGGGCCCGCGCCGTGTCCACGCTGGCCCGGCTGGGTCTCGAATCCGTGGCCCACCGGCTTCCCGACGAGCTGTCCGGAGGGCAGCTGCACCGCGTCGCAATGGCCAGGGCGCTCGCCGGAGCGCCCCGGCTGGTGCTCGCGGACGAGCCGACCGGGCAACTCGATCACCATACCGGCGCACAGGTACTCGGCACCCTGTTCGGCATCGTCGGCGCACTCGGTGCGGCCCTCGTCCTGAGCACCCACGACGACGCCGTGGCCCGCCGCTTCCCTGTTCGGTGGTCGATGCGCAACGGGCGCATCGACACCCGCAGCACCCCCGGCCGGGCGGCGACGTGA
- a CDS encoding VWA domain-containing protein, whose product MSVSGFTSPLWLLFAAVIAALLAGYLWVQRQRRRRFLRFTNFELLDSVAPHRPRISRHVPTALLLIGLLLLTVALAGPTAARKVPRNRATVMLVIDVSLSMRSTDVSPTRLAAAQAGAKTFAETLTPGINLGLESFAGTASVLVSPVPDHAAVTGALDHLQLAERTATGEAIFTALQAIDTLGSVLGGGDGGPPPARIVLLSDGKQTEPAALDDPRGAFTAARLAKQKNVPISTISFGTTHGTVDIQGRTVPVPVDDDSLRQVADLSGGSFFTATTADELDASYQDLQQQIGYENQLGDASRPWLILGSALVAAAAATGLAIARRLA is encoded by the coding sequence ATGAGCGTGTCCGGATTCACGTCACCGTTGTGGTTGCTGTTCGCGGCGGTCATCGCGGCCCTGCTGGCCGGGTATCTGTGGGTGCAGCGGCAGAGGCGCAGAAGGTTTTTGCGGTTCACCAACTTCGAGCTGCTCGACAGCGTGGCACCCCACCGACCCCGGATATCCCGGCATGTCCCCACCGCGCTGTTGCTGATCGGGCTGCTGCTGCTGACCGTCGCACTGGCCGGGCCGACCGCCGCCCGGAAGGTTCCGCGCAATCGGGCCACGGTGATGCTGGTGATCGACGTGTCGTTATCGATGCGTTCGACGGATGTGTCACCGACACGTCTCGCGGCGGCGCAGGCCGGCGCGAAGACGTTCGCCGAGACCCTCACCCCGGGCATCAATCTCGGGCTCGAGTCGTTTGCCGGAACGGCGTCGGTTCTGGTCTCCCCCGTTCCCGACCATGCCGCCGTCACAGGCGCGCTCGACCACCTCCAACTGGCCGAGCGGACCGCGACCGGGGAAGCGATCTTCACCGCGTTGCAGGCGATCGACACCCTCGGTAGCGTGCTCGGCGGTGGCGACGGCGGTCCGCCGCCGGCCCGGATCGTCCTCTTGTCGGACGGCAAACAGACCGAGCCCGCCGCCCTGGACGACCCGCGCGGCGCGTTCACCGCCGCCCGGCTGGCGAAACAGAAGAACGTCCCGATCTCGACGATCTCCTTCGGCACCACCCACGGCACGGTCGACATTCAAGGCCGGACCGTCCCCGTCCCCGTCGACGACGACTCCCTCCGGCAGGTCGCCGACCTATCCGGTGGATCATTCTTCACCGCCACCACCGCCGACGAACTCGATGCCAGCTACCAGGACCTCCAGCAGCAGATCGGTTACGAGAACCAACTCGGCGACGCCAGCCGGCCCTGGCTGATCCTCGGTTCCGCACTGGTCGCCGCGGCCGCCGCCACCGGCCTCGCCATTGCTCGGCGCCTGGCCTGA
- a CDS encoding pyridoxamine 5'-phosphate oxidase family protein, with amino-acid sequence MTTSRDARLPLVQCARLLRSVSVGRIVFTENALPAVRPVTFAALAGEVVIPVDDVWFERFDSEFLAFQADSIDPWTRMGWSVFAMGRATYLSNSDSVARVLTQQTVPWSVSPSTCHLVIDMEQVTGRRIALTAVTATTN; translated from the coding sequence ATGACCACATCCCGGGATGCCCGGCTTCCGCTGGTCCAGTGCGCTCGCTTGCTCCGGTCCGTATCGGTGGGGCGGATCGTGTTCACCGAGAACGCGCTACCGGCGGTGCGCCCGGTGACGTTCGCTGCCCTCGCGGGTGAAGTCGTTATCCCCGTCGACGATGTGTGGTTCGAACGCTTCGACAGTGAGTTTCTTGCATTCCAAGCCGACAGCATCGATCCGTGGACTCGAATGGGATGGAGCGTCTTTGCCATGGGCAGAGCCACATATCTTTCCAATTCGGACAGCGTCGCTCGAGTTCTCACACAGCAGACGGTCCCCTGGTCCGTCTCTCCGAGCACCTGCCACCTGGTCATCGACATGGAACAGGTGACCGGACGCCGGATCGCACTGACCGCCGTGACTGCGACGACCAACTGA
- a CDS encoding ABC transporter ATP-binding protein encodes MDAVNSGSPPTVLAAVELYRFFRAGEEEILALRGVSVSVRRGEMVTVAGPSGSGKSTLLACLAGLDEPDGGSVRILGDTISHRPEARRARIRANHIGVLFQHDNLFAHLTVAQNVRLARRLSRSVERQPVREVLARAGIGELADALPSHLSGGEAACAGLAVALANDPAVLLADEPTGELDADSELRLLDLLRARCREGAAVLVASHSQIVQTQADRVVELVDGRVR; translated from the coding sequence ATGGACGCCGTGAATTCCGGGTCGCCGCCGACCGTTCTGGCCGCGGTGGAGCTCTACCGATTCTTCCGTGCCGGTGAGGAGGAGATCCTCGCCCTCCGCGGGGTGTCGGTGAGCGTGCGGCGCGGCGAGATGGTGACCGTCGCCGGCCCGTCGGGTTCGGGCAAGTCCACCTTGCTGGCGTGTCTGGCCGGGCTCGACGAGCCCGACGGCGGTTCGGTGCGCATTCTCGGTGACACGATCAGCCATCGACCCGAAGCCCGGCGCGCCCGGATCCGTGCCAACCACATCGGGGTTCTGTTCCAGCACGACAACCTGTTCGCGCATCTGACGGTTGCACAGAACGTCCGGCTGGCTCGTCGGCTCAGCCGCTCCGTTGAGCGTCAACCGGTGCGCGAGGTCCTGGCGCGGGCGGGAATCGGCGAACTGGCCGATGCTCTGCCCTCGCATCTGTCCGGGGGCGAGGCCGCCTGCGCCGGGTTGGCAGTCGCGCTGGCGAACGATCCCGCCGTCCTCCTGGCGGACGAACCGACCGGGGAACTCGACGCGGACTCGGAACTACGCCTGCTCGACCTCCTCCGGGCGCGCTGCCGGGAGGGTGCCGCCGTCCTCGTCGCCAGTCACAGCCAGATCGTGCAGACGCAGGCAGACCGGGTCGTCGAACTCGTCGACGGGCGAGTGCGCTGA
- a CDS encoding FtsX-like permease family protein, translating into MALTGMWMTGLLRRRPGRLLAAAACIAVAVSLIVALGGFLGASKATMTGRAARAVAVDWQIAVQPGADARAVLTDIRTHPGVRVADPVGFGDALALTSSADGHTQTTGPAVIVGVPDHYRQHFPDMMRTLSGADTGVLLAQQTASNLRAAPGSTVTIHLPGGTTATEHVDGIVELPQSDSLFRTVGATSPAQPPAPPDNVLLMPIAEFDAVFAPTRTVDPAVVRTQVHVSRDRTLPPDPAQAYGADAAQARHLEATLAGAGIVGDNLGATLDAARQDALYSQVLFLFLGLPGVALAAALAAVVTAGGALRRRQEQGLLRARGATTGQITALAGIEAAAVAVVGGAVGIGLGMGVQHAISGTTVSLTWALVAIAAGMVIAVGAVVVPAVRDLRSLTVLASRADTGRFRPPLWRRIGLDFIALAAAFLVYRTTGRAGYTLVLAPEGVTSLSVSYWAFVGPALLWIGAGLITLRLVDLVLTRGGPVIRILLHPWVGPLSGTVSSMLSRRRTALGRAAALVALAGVFAVSTAVFNSTYRQQAEVDARLTNGADVTVTEPPASTVGADFADRLGAIPGVRGVEPIEHRFAYVGTEVQDLYGVDPTTVTRAAQLQDAYFDGGTADELIAALSAHTDGVLVSAETVSDFQLTPGDMLNLRLYKENTDALTTVPFRFVGVVKEFPTAPKDSFLVANSAYIAEVTGSPAVGAFLVDTGGVDTAQVRTAVAAVTGTGAVVTDITTARGAVGTTLTSVDLSGLTRLELAYAVALAAAGASIVLGLGFSERRRTFAIVTVLGGTRRHTASLILSEAAVVTVVGATVGAVGGGALSGLLVTVLRGVFDPPPAALAVPWAYLLLVTAVTVAAIATVTAVSTWAAAHYPISALRE; encoded by the coding sequence ATGGCTCTGACGGGGATGTGGATGACCGGGCTGCTGCGCAGGCGACCCGGCCGTCTCCTGGCCGCGGCGGCGTGTATCGCGGTCGCGGTCAGTTTGATCGTGGCGTTGGGCGGATTCCTCGGCGCGTCCAAGGCCACCATGACCGGGCGGGCCGCCCGCGCCGTCGCAGTCGACTGGCAGATCGCGGTGCAACCGGGCGCCGACGCCCGAGCCGTCCTCACCGACATCCGGACCCACCCGGGCGTCCGAGTCGCCGACCCGGTCGGCTTCGGCGACGCCCTCGCGCTCACCAGCAGTGCGGACGGGCACACCCAGACCACCGGGCCCGCCGTGATCGTCGGGGTTCCGGACCACTACCGGCAGCATTTTCCCGACATGATGCGAACGCTCAGTGGAGCCGACACCGGTGTACTGCTGGCACAGCAGACCGCATCCAACCTGCGTGCCGCACCGGGGTCGACGGTCACGATCCATCTGCCGGGCGGCACCACCGCTACCGAGCACGTGGACGGCATAGTCGAACTACCACAATCCGATTCACTGTTCCGGACCGTGGGGGCAACCTCCCCGGCTCAGCCGCCCGCCCCGCCGGACAACGTGCTGCTCATGCCCATCGCGGAATTTGATGCCGTGTTCGCGCCGACGAGGACGGTGGACCCGGCGGTGGTACGCACCCAGGTGCACGTCAGCCGGGATCGCACCCTGCCCCCGGATCCGGCCCAGGCCTACGGTGCCGACGCCGCGCAGGCCCGCCACCTCGAGGCGACCCTCGCAGGTGCCGGCATCGTGGGTGACAACCTCGGAGCGACCCTCGACGCCGCCCGCCAGGATGCCCTGTACTCGCAGGTCCTGTTTCTGTTCCTGGGTCTGCCGGGCGTCGCGCTGGCTGCGGCGCTGGCTGCGGTCGTGACCGCCGGCGGCGCACTACGCCGCCGGCAGGAACAGGGTTTGCTCCGGGCCCGCGGAGCCACCACCGGCCAGATCACGGCGCTGGCGGGAATCGAGGCCGCCGCGGTCGCGGTGGTCGGGGGCGCGGTCGGCATCGGACTCGGGATGGGGGTGCAGCACGCCATCTCGGGTACGACGGTGTCCCTCACCTGGGCGCTGGTGGCCATTGCGGCGGGTATGGTGATCGCCGTCGGCGCCGTGGTGGTGCCTGCCGTGCGGGACCTGCGGTCGCTGACGGTCCTCGCCTCTCGTGCCGACACCGGACGGTTCCGGCCGCCGCTGTGGCGACGCATCGGGCTCGACTTCATCGCTCTGGCAGCGGCATTCCTGGTCTACCGCACCACCGGTCGGGCCGGATACACGCTGGTGCTGGCGCCGGAAGGTGTCACATCGTTGTCGGTGAGTTACTGGGCATTCGTCGGCCCGGCCCTGCTGTGGATCGGCGCCGGGTTGATCACCCTGCGACTGGTCGATCTCGTGCTGACGAGAGGAGGACCCGTGATCCGAATCCTCCTGCACCCGTGGGTGGGTCCTCTGTCGGGCACCGTGTCGTCGATGCTCTCGCGTCGCCGGACCGCCCTCGGACGCGCCGCGGCCCTGGTGGCGCTGGCCGGGGTCTTCGCCGTCTCGACCGCGGTGTTCAACAGCACCTACCGGCAACAAGCCGAGGTCGATGCCCGACTCACCAACGGTGCCGATGTGACAGTGACCGAACCACCGGCCTCGACCGTCGGGGCCGATTTCGCCGATCGCCTGGGGGCGATCCCCGGTGTCCGCGGGGTCGAGCCCATCGAGCACCGCTTCGCCTACGTGGGCACCGAGGTGCAGGACCTCTACGGGGTCGATCCGACGACCGTCACCCGAGCAGCGCAGCTGCAGGACGCGTATTTCGACGGCGGCACAGCGGACGAGCTGATAGCCGCCCTGTCGGCGCACACGGACGGGGTGCTGGTCAGCGCCGAGACCGTGTCCGACTTCCAGCTCACCCCCGGAGACATGCTGAATCTGCGCCTGTACAAGGAGAATACGGATGCCTTGACGACCGTGCCGTTTCGCTTCGTGGGCGTCGTCAAGGAATTTCCCACCGCACCGAAGGACAGCTTCCTGGTGGCGAACTCCGCCTACATCGCCGAGGTCACCGGGAGCCCGGCGGTCGGAGCGTTCCTCGTCGACACCGGTGGTGTCGACACCGCGCAGGTGCGAACCGCCGTCGCCGCGGTGACCGGAACCGGTGCCGTGGTCACCGATATCACCACCGCCCGCGGCGCGGTCGGTACCACTCTCACCTCCGTGGATCTCAGTGGTCTCACCCGACTCGAACTGGCCTACGCGGTGGCGCTCGCCGCGGCAGGTGCGAGCATCGTTCTCGGCCTGGGATTCAGTGAGCGCCGCCGCACCTTCGCGATCGTGACGGTGCTGGGCGGAACCCGAAGGCATACCGCATCGCTCATCCTGTCCGAGGCCGCGGTCGTCACCGTCGTCGGTGCGACCGTCGGGGCCGTCGGCGGCGGAGCGCTGTCCGGGTTGCTGGTGACGGTGCTCCGGGGAGTATTCGACCCGCCGCCCGCCGCCCTCGCCGTGCCCTGGGCGTACCTGCTGCTCGTTACCGCCGTGACCGTTGCGGCGATCGCGACAGTCACTGCGGTGTCCACGTGGGCCGCCGCGCACTACCCGATCAGCGCACTGCGTGAGTAA
- a CDS encoding response regulator transcription factor: protein MRVLIVEDEPRLADMVRRGLELEGFVVVTATTGTDGLHLATEDTFDVIALDIMLPGLNGYELLREIRAREIWTPILMLTAKDGDYDQTDAFELGADDYLTKPFSFIVLVARLRALMRRGAPARPVVLTVGGLRLDPSRHRVERDGEAIHLTAREYGLLEYLMRNPDIVLPKNDILHNVWDAHYNGNENVVEVYVGYLRRKIDGPYGTDSIETVRGVGYRLKPGSPRSPED, encoded by the coding sequence ATGAGGGTGTTGATCGTCGAGGACGAACCGCGCCTGGCGGACATGGTCCGGCGTGGGCTCGAACTCGAAGGTTTCGTGGTGGTCACCGCCACCACCGGCACCGACGGTCTCCATCTCGCCACCGAGGACACCTTCGATGTGATCGCCCTCGACATCATGCTGCCCGGGCTCAACGGGTACGAACTGCTCCGCGAGATCCGGGCACGCGAGATCTGGACACCGATCCTCATGCTGACCGCGAAGGACGGAGACTACGACCAAACCGACGCCTTCGAACTGGGGGCGGACGACTACCTGACCAAACCGTTCTCCTTCATCGTGCTCGTCGCACGATTGCGCGCCTTGATGCGCCGCGGCGCACCCGCCCGCCCGGTCGTTCTCACAGTCGGCGGTCTCAGGCTCGACCCGTCCCGGCACCGGGTCGAACGCGACGGCGAGGCGATCCATCTGACCGCCCGTGAATACGGGCTCCTGGAATATCTGATGCGCAATCCCGACATCGTGCTGCCCAAGAACGACATCCTGCACAATGTGTGGGACGCCCACTACAACGGCAACGAAAATGTCGTCGAGGTATATGTGGGCTATCTGCGGCGCAAGATCGACGGCCCGTACGGCACCGACAGCATCGAGACGGTCCGCGGCGTCGGTTACCGCCTCAAGCCCGGCTCGCCCCGTTCGCCGGAAGACTGA